CAATTCGCGGATGGTCAGCGTGTCAGCCAGACCGTTGGGCATGAACGATACGCGTGCATCCACAATCGATTCCACGTCGCCAGTGTTGAACGTAACCGTCCGACCGGTTGCGTCTCGAAGCTGTTCCTTTGTGTAGGATCTCAACCGAATGCCCGTGAAGGTACGACCGTCCTTCAATACGATCGTCCGCGGCTGGAATTCCGGTGCCATGTCCGCGCTTGGTGTCAGAATGGACTTTAGCAGGCTGGCTCGTTCGTCGGTGGTGTTACGTTCTCCGAGCGATGTGAGATCCGGTCCCACTACGCTGCCTCGCCCATGATGTCGATGGCAATTGCTACACGAAGTCACTCGCGCGTGATGAAAGATACGGCGACCGGCGGCTGCGTTTGGTGGTGATTCGATTTCGTCCAGTAATGACTGCCACGCTTTGATGTCTTCCACAGCAGGCCGACCGTCTTTTACCGATTTCAGGTCTGTCACTGCCTGGACGAGATCGCTGGAAGTCGGATGCCGCTGTCCGATTTGCTTCACAGCGGCGAGTTGTTGTTGGGAAAGCTCCTGAGAACGCAGGCACCGCAGGGCTTCCTCACGAACCTCGCGTTGTTCGTAGTCGCACAGTCGAAGCAGCAGGTCGAGGTGGTCGGCTGAGACAGCTGCCAGGCCAGCCACCGCTTCAGCTCGCAGAACGGGATCACGATCTGCGTCGTCTGCAATCTCCGTCAGCAGCGCATGGGTCGCCGGGGCGTTGGCGGCGCACGTTCGAACTACTTCGAGAGATAACATCGCGTCATTCACCTCCAGCAGTGTACGAAGCAGATCGACGTTAAGTCCGGGCGGGAAGGATCGCACCAGTGGCCCATCATCGCTGGTTGGCCGTGGCCCGGTCGGCAGCAATCGCAGTGCGAAGGCTCGCAGAACGGGACTGCTGTCATTGTCTTTGACTCGAGCCAGCAAGAGATCCAGATCGCGAACTCCGGCTCCCGGTTTGTCGTTCAGAGTATTCCAGGTCGCGAGGGCGGCTTCGAACAGGTCGTACGTGATGTCGCTGCGGTTAAGGATCGCCTCGACTTCGGGTAGGAATGCCTTCTGTTCGGCAAATGCAATCCACTTCAGCGCTTCGAATGTCACATGCGGGTCCGTATCCGTCAGAAGAGCCTTGATCCAGGTTTCCGGCCCAGCCTTTGCCAGCGCTAGTGCTTGAGCGGCATGTTGGCGTTCGTCGGCTGACCAGCGGCGGAATTCCGGAACCGTCCACGATGGGGATTTTCTGGACAGCGCCACCAAAGCGGCTCGAGCGATAAACGGGTCATCGTCACCTGCATGCTGCATCAACTGCGATCGATCAAACGAACCTTCGTCCTTTCGCAGGCGTTCAGCCAGCCTGGCGGCGTTATTCTTAGGCTCCAGTTCCAGCGGTCCCAGCCAGTCCTTCGCTTGTGTCAGATCAATTTCCAGCTTCCAAAGACGCCCCAGTCCGTGCGCGTTGTAGCGGCCGTCGACCCAGTCGGCCAGATACCAGACGCGACGGTTGTCGTCATCGTTGGAAGGATCGCGAGCAATGCAGGTCGGACGAAAATAGCGACCGCCCTGCACAATGGTCTTCAGGTCGGCGTCGTAAGAAGCACCTCGGCGACGCAGTGGCATGAAGTCGATGCGATGATCGCCCCATGATGGCACCAGCAACCCGCGCCCCAGTGTTGCAACTCCACAGGGAGCTTCACCCGTGGGATGCACCATCGGCAGCGAGCCCGGCAATTCGCCATTCCAGCAGACGAACGGGTGATGTGCCTCGCCACCGAACTGCCGCCGGTATCCGTAGTCTCCGCCGTCGACAACATGCAGCAGGCGGCACGGCGGGCGTTCGCCTGGATCATTTTCGACGGTAAAGATTTCGCCGTCACTTCGCACACAGGTCCCGAAGGGATTCCAAACGCCGCGCGTGAGCTGCCGCAGGTTTTCTCCGTCCGCAGAACATCGAAAGACGCCGCCCTGACCGGCACCGCGAATCGCAACTTGATCCGTGCCGGTAAGCTTCCACGGATTGGCAAAGTTTTCACCCAGACCGAAGATCAGGTCACCGTTGGGATGCCATGCCAGTCCTGAGAGACCGTTGTGGGGATAGACGGCATCAGAATTCAATACGACAAGGTCCTGTTCTATGTCCGCCTTGCCGTCTTTGTCCGAATCTTTGATGCGCAAAATGCGGTCACGTTCGGCAAGGTAGACCCAGCCATCAGGGCCCAGTTCCAGGTCCATCGTCGCTGTCGTGGCATTGTAGAACGCCGTTCGCGTTCTCGGATTGCGTACGTCACTGCGGTTCGAGTCGCCGTCGTTGCCGGCCTCGGGGGTGTTCGCTCCAAAGACCAGGATTTCATCATGGCTTGGCCCCGTGTAGTCATCAGCAGGCAGGTGAGTGTGCGTTGCCACAACCCAGATGCGGCCCTGACTGTCCACATCAAGCCCGGTGGGGGTCACGAGTTGTGGATGTTCGGCTACGAGGGACAGTTCGACTCCTGGCTGAAGTGACTGAACCTCGGGTTCGGGATCAGCAGCCGCGACGTTCTCTGCGGAAACAAAACAGGCAAGTAGAAACTGAAGCACATGTCTTGGCATGAAGGGCCTCAATGATCTGACGATGGAGGGATTTACAGGCAGGTTGATCCGACCGGCGTTGTATGTGGATGCGAGTTACACGCCGGTTATACAGCGGGTCTGGCGACCGGAGCATCATAGCACGATGAAGTCGAGGAATGCGAAGGCCGCATCCCGCTACGCGCAGGCTGATCACTTGGGGGCCGATTTCCCGTCGTAGGCAATCGACGCCTACAAAAAAAAAGCGACGCCGTCAGAAGTTGATTCTGACAGCGTCGCTTTAGTTTTGCATTCGATGAAGTTGCTGGCGGCTGGCCTACCAGGCAAAGTGCGAGAACGCTTTGTTGGCGTCGGCCATGCGGTGTACGTTTTCTCGCTTGTTCATTGCGGAGCCCTCGCGACGGAACGCGGAAAGCAGCTCGTCAGCCAGAGACCGTCCCACCGGGCGGCCTTTGCGGCCTCGGACGGCTTCCAGAATCCAGCGGATTGAAAGTGCCTGCTGTCGTTTTGCACTGACAGGGGTTGGAACCTGATAGGTTGCACCGCCGACTCGCTTAGAGCGAACTTCAATTGCTGGCTTCACGTTGTCCACAGCCGTGACAAACACGTCTAAAGGATCTTCGTCAGGAAGCTGTTTGCGGATGATTTCCATCGCATCGTAAACAACTCGCTGCGCGACGCTTTTCTTGCCATCGTACATCAGGCAGTTGACAAACTTAGAAACGAGTTTGCTGTTGTACCGGGTATCCGGCTTCAACTGCATGGGGCTGGCTGTGAACTTTTTGACCATGTTGGTAAGTACTACTTAACGAATATTGGAAGTCTTATGAGGAACTCTCAGCCTATTTAGGACGTTTCTGGCCGTAACGGCTTCGAGCCTGTCGCCGATCACTCACACCAAGTGTATCCAGCACACCTCGAACAACTTTGTATCGCACACCTGGCAGGTCGCGGACTCGACCACCACGGACAAGTACGATTGAGTGTTCCTGCAGATTGTGGCCTTCACCCGGAATATAGGCTGTGCATTCTTTGCCATTGGACAGACGAACACGAGCCACTTTTCGAAGGGCTGAGTTCGGCTTTTTAGGCGTCACAGTCTTTACCTGCAGGCAGACGCCTCGTTTTTGAGGAGAGCCTTCCAGCAGCGGAGTCTTATTCTTACTCTTTTGCTGTTTGCGAGGTTTTCGGACCAGTTGATTAATTGTCGGCATGACACATTTTTCCGGACGGTGCGACCTTATTGGGCCGTGTACAAAAATTGAATCGGGCACTCTACTGGTGCCTGGTTTAATCGTCAACCTTGTGTTGCAGCATTCAGCGTTTTTCGCAGCGTTGGTGCCGCTGCTGTCGAAATTAGTCGTCAGGCGTCAAATCGGCCAGTGATGGGGCTCGCGGACGCTCGTCGTCATCATCCCGTCGTCGAGCGATCAGGTCCGCGTCGGACAGCATGTTGTCGCGAGCGGCCATAATGCGAGCTTTGGCTTCTTCCTGCTCGCGGATCGCGTCGTCGTGGATGCGAACGTGAGCTTCCTGATGAATGTGGAACCCGGTTCCGGCCGGAATCAGGTGCCCCAGAATCACGTTTTCCTTCAAACCAACCAAATTGTCGACTCGACCACCCAAAGCGGCTTCTGTCAGGACCTTGGTCGTTTCCTGGAAACTGGCTGCCGAAATGAAACTTTCACTCTGCACGGACGCCTTCGTAATACCCAACAGCTGTGGTGTAGCCTTGGCTGTTCGAGGCTTCGTGTACTGAGCCGGGTTGGAGACTTCCGCGTTTACTTCTTCGACTTCAGAGATCAGGACCATGTCATCGATCTGGTATTCCGTGTCGCCCGGATCTGTGATGCGACCCTTCACACCAAGCGCGTCGTTGACCCGCTGAAGTTCGAACTTATCGATCAGGACGCCAGGCAGCAGGTCGGTATCGCCAACGCTTGAGATCTTGACCTTGCGAAGCATCTGAGCGACGACGATTTCAATGTGCTTATCGTCGATTTCCACTCGCTGAGCACGATAGACGTTTTGGATCTCGTGCAGCAGGTACTGTTGAACTTCTTCCGGCCCGCTGACTCGCAGAATGTCCTCAGGGACAAGTGGTCCACGAACAAGTGCGTCGCCTGCGACTATGATGTCGCCGGAATGCACCAGCAACTGCTTGCCGTGTGGAATGATGTGTTCGACTTCTGTGCCGTCTTTGCCGCGGACCACGACAATTCGCTTGCCGCGTTTTTTCTCGGCCATCAGTTCCACTTCACCGTCGATTTCTGCGACGACGGCCGGATCTTTGGGGCTGCGAGCTTCGAAGAGTTCCGTGACTCGCGGCAGACCACCGGTAATGTCCTGCGTTCCGGCTGAATCTCGAGGCGTCCGAGCGACGATGAGGCCGGACGAAATCTGGTCCCCATCCTTCACCAGCAGAGTTGCCCCTTCCGGCAGGTAGTAGAAGTCCAGAATCGTGCCAGCTCCGTCCTCCACGATGACTTGTGGATGCAGACCACCACGATGCTCTGTAATCGTTCGCTGGATGTTACCGGATGCTTCCTTTTCAGTTCGCATCGTCTGGCCTTCGACACAATCGTCGAGGCGGACTTTACCGCCAACCTGCGAAATAATCGGCACGGCGTGCGGATCCCAGTTACAGAGGACTTCACCGCCCTGCACTTCCTGGTCTTCCATCACCTGCAGAATGGCACCGTTAGGAACCGTCTGCTTTTCGACTTCACGACCCTTGGAATCGACGATACTAATTTCGCCGTTGCGGCCGAGTACCACTGGCTTGCCATCGGCGTTCAGAACGCTGCGGATACGAGTGAAGCGAATACGCCCGCCACGCTTGGCCAGCAGCTCACTCAGTTCCGTACCCATCTGGGCAACCCCACCAATGTGGAACGTACGCATCGTCAGCTGTGTGCCGGGTTCGCCGATACTCTGAGCAGCGATGATACCGGCTGCAAGTCCCTGCTCGACAAGGTCACCCGTTGAAAGGTCCATGCCGTAGCAAAGCTGACACATTCCCAGTGGAGCGTCGCAGGTCATTGGGCTACGAACCTGGATACGTTCCAGGCCCATCGCTTCGATCTTACGAGCTTTCTCAACCGTGATCAGTTCGTCTTCACGAACGATGACCTCGTCTGTGATCTGGTTAACAATGTTCGTTCGGCTGACTCGACCTCGAATCGAATCTGCCAGGCCGACTTCAACCTTTTCGCCGCGATACACAACACCGCGAGTCAGGCCTTTGGTCGTGCCGCAGTCGTGGGTTGTGATGACCATGTTCTGGCAGATGTCTGCCAGCTTTCTGGTGAGGTATCCACTGTCGGCCGTTTTCAAAGCTGTGTCCGCCAGACCTTTTCGAGCACCGTGAGTCGAGCTGAAGAATTCCAGAACCGACAAGCCCTCGCGGAAGTTCGACTTAATTGGCGTTTCGATGATCTCACCACTCGGCTTGGCCATCAAACCACGCATGCCGGCCAGCTGCTGCATCTGACCGACACCACCACGAGCACCAGAACTGGCCATCAGGTAGATCGGATTTACGTAACGGCCTTCATCGCGGACGTCGTGTTCGAGCTGATCCATCATGCTCTTCGTAATCTCTTCACGAGCATGCGTCCAGATGTCAAGCACCTTGTTGTAACGTTCCTTCTCGGTGATCAAACCGCGTTGGAAGTTCTTCATCAGCTTGAGAACTTCTTTTTCGGCGTCGCCGATCACCTGCTCCTTGTTTGGGGCAGTCTTCAGGTCGCTGGCACCAAAGGACAGTCCACTGTCTGTCGACGCTTCGAAGCCGCACTTCTTCATGCGGTCAAGCAGTTCGATCGTTTCACGACGACCGAGTTCCAGGTAGCAGTCAGAAATGACCGTCGCCAGGTCTTTACTCTTCATCGTGATGTTGTAGTACGACATGGCCGACGGCAGTACGTCGTTAAACATCGCTCGACCTGGCGACGTTTCGATCAGGCCACCCTGTCGATATCCCTTGGCGCCGTCGCCCTTCATGCGTTTGTCTTTTGGCATACGCAATTTCACGGTGGCATGACGTGAAACCTTGCCCTGTTGGAATGCCATAAACAGTTCGTCGGTCGACGAGAAAATCATCCCTTCGCCGCGATGGCCTTCGCGAATCATCGTGAGGTAGTAGCAACCCATCACGATGTCCTGAGACGCGGTGATAATTGGATCGCCGTTAGCCGGGCTGAAGATGTTGTGTGTCGACATCATCAGAGTCGTGGCTTCAACCTGAGCTTCGATCGACAGTGGCAGGTGGACCGCCATCTGGTCGCCGTCGAAGTCGGCGTTGAAGCCTTTGCAGGCCAGCGGATGCAGGCGGATCGCGTTACCTTCCACTAGTACCGGCTCAAACGCCTGAATACCGATGCGGTGCAACGTCGGAGCTCGGTTAAGAAGAACCGGATGGTTACGGATCACTTCGTCCAGAATGTCCCACACATCTTCGTCGCGACGTTCCAGCATTCGCTTGGCGCTCTTGATGGTGTCGGCGTGGCCGAGTTCCTTCAGGCGGCGAATGACGAACGGCTGGAACAGTTCCAGAGCGATCTTCTTGGGTAGACCACACTGGTGAAGTTTCAGTTCGGGGCCAACGACGATCACACTACGAGCTGAATAGTCGACTCGTTTACCAAGCAGGTTTTCGCGGAAACGACCCTGCTTACCTTTGATCATGTCCGTCAGCGACTTAAGCGGACGATTGGATGACCCCAAAACCGGACGCTTACAGCGATTGTTGTCGAACAATGCGTCGACCGACTGCTGCAACATGCGTTTTTCATTGCGGACAATGACTTCCGGCGCGTTCAGGTCGACCAGCTTTTTCAGGCGGTTGTTACGGTTGATGATGCGGCGGTACAGGTCGTTCAAGTCGCTGGTGGCGAAGTTGCCGGAATCCAGCAGAACCAGCGGTCGCAGGTCCGGTGGGATAACGGGGATCACGTCCAGCACCATCCACTCGGGACGGTTGTCACTGTCGCGCAAAGCTTCAATGATCTTCAGACGCTTGATCAGGTCTTTGGTTGTTGACTGGCTGCGAGTCGTTGCCAGTTGAGCGCGCAATTCGTCTGACGATTCGCTGAGCTTCATTTGCAGCAGCAGCTTCTTGATCGCTTCGGCACCCATGCCGATTTCGAAGGCATCTTCACCGTAATCGCGGCGAGCCTGACGCGCTTCGTCTTCGGTCAGCATCTCGCACATTTTAAGCGGCGTTTCGCCAGGATCGACGACCACGTAATCCTGGAAGTAGACGACTTTCTCAAGTGAGGTCGTCTTCATGTTCAACATCGCACCCAGGCGACTGGGCATTGACTTGAAGAACCAGATGTGAACGACAGGAGCAGCGAGTTCGATATGCCCCATGCGCTTGCGACGAACGCGACTGTGAGTGACTTTCACTCCACAGCGGTCGCAGATCATGCCCTTGTACTTCATGCCGCGGTACTTGCCGCACGCACATTCCCAGTCTTTTTCCGGTCCGAAAATTCGTTCGCAGAACAGGCCGTCACGTTCCGGGCGATACGTTCGGTAGTTGATCGTTTCCGGCTTCTTGACTTCGCCGAAAGACCAACTGCGAATGTCATGAGGGCTGGCAAGGCCGATCTTGACAGAAGCATAATCATTGACTCGATCGAAAGTGGTTTCACTTACGCTCACGTCCCGACTCCTCAACACCTGATGTTTGAATGATCGGCCACCAATTGAATGCTGGCCGCTAAAGTTCTGGTTGCTCGCGAGGTCGCCATTCGGAACATGCTGTCCGAACGCTGTATCACTGCCGTCGCGTTGGCTGGCCTGAGTTTTACAGACTCAGCGAAAGACCAGGCAGCGCGACGACAGCGCTGCCCGCATTCGGACTCGCCTAGTGGTTCGTTTTTTCCAGCTGCAGATTCAGGCACAGGCCGCGAATCTCGTTGTTCAACACGTCA
This DNA window, taken from Fuerstiella marisgermanici, encodes the following:
- the rpsG gene encoding 30S ribosomal protein S7; this translates as MVKKFTASPMQLKPDTRYNSKLVSKFVNCLMYDGKKSVAQRVVYDAMEIIRKQLPDEDPLDVFVTAVDNVKPAIEVRSKRVGGATYQVPTPVSAKRQQALSIRWILEAVRGRKGRPVGRSLADELLSAFRREGSAMNKRENVHRMADANKAFSHFAW
- the rpoC gene encoding DNA-directed RNA polymerase subunit beta', which encodes MSVSETTFDRVNDYASVKIGLASPHDIRSWSFGEVKKPETINYRTYRPERDGLFCERIFGPEKDWECACGKYRGMKYKGMICDRCGVKVTHSRVRRKRMGHIELAAPVVHIWFFKSMPSRLGAMLNMKTTSLEKVVYFQDYVVVDPGETPLKMCEMLTEDEARQARRDYGEDAFEIGMGAEAIKKLLLQMKLSESSDELRAQLATTRSQSTTKDLIKRLKIIEALRDSDNRPEWMVLDVIPVIPPDLRPLVLLDSGNFATSDLNDLYRRIINRNNRLKKLVDLNAPEVIVRNEKRMLQQSVDALFDNNRCKRPVLGSSNRPLKSLTDMIKGKQGRFRENLLGKRVDYSARSVIVVGPELKLHQCGLPKKIALELFQPFVIRRLKELGHADTIKSAKRMLERRDEDVWDILDEVIRNHPVLLNRAPTLHRIGIQAFEPVLVEGNAIRLHPLACKGFNADFDGDQMAVHLPLSIEAQVEATTLMMSTHNIFSPANGDPIITASQDIVMGCYYLTMIREGHRGEGMIFSSTDELFMAFQQGKVSRHATVKLRMPKDKRMKGDGAKGYRQGGLIETSPGRAMFNDVLPSAMSYYNITMKSKDLATVISDCYLELGRRETIELLDRMKKCGFEASTDSGLSFGASDLKTAPNKEQVIGDAEKEVLKLMKNFQRGLITEKERYNKVLDIWTHAREEITKSMMDQLEHDVRDEGRYVNPIYLMASSGARGGVGQMQQLAGMRGLMAKPSGEIIETPIKSNFREGLSVLEFFSSTHGARKGLADTALKTADSGYLTRKLADICQNMVITTHDCGTTKGLTRGVVYRGEKVEVGLADSIRGRVSRTNIVNQITDEVIVREDELITVEKARKIEAMGLERIQVRSPMTCDAPLGMCQLCYGMDLSTGDLVEQGLAAGIIAAQSIGEPGTQLTMRTFHIGGVAQMGTELSELLAKRGGRIRFTRIRSVLNADGKPVVLGRNGEISIVDSKGREVEKQTVPNGAILQVMEDQEVQGGEVLCNWDPHAVPIISQVGGKVRLDDCVEGQTMRTEKEASGNIQRTITEHRGGLHPQVIVEDGAGTILDFYYLPEGATLLVKDGDQISSGLIVARTPRDSAGTQDITGGLPRVTELFEARSPKDPAVVAEIDGEVELMAEKKRGKRIVVVRGKDGTEVEHIIPHGKQLLVHSGDIIVAGDALVRGPLVPEDILRVSGPEEVQQYLLHEIQNVYRAQRVEIDDKHIEIVVAQMLRKVKISSVGDTDLLPGVLIDKFELQRVNDALGVKGRITDPGDTEYQIDDMVLISEVEEVNAEVSNPAQYTKPRTAKATPQLLGITKASVQSESFISAASFQETTKVLTEAALGGRVDNLVGLKENVILGHLIPAGTGFHIHQEAHVRIHDDAIREQEEAKARIMAARDNMLSDADLIARRRDDDDERPRAPSLADLTPDD
- the rpsL gene encoding 30S ribosomal protein S12, which translates into the protein MPTINQLVRKPRKQQKSKNKTPLLEGSPQKRGVCLQVKTVTPKKPNSALRKVARVRLSNGKECTAYIPGEGHNLQEHSIVLVRGGRVRDLPGVRYKVVRGVLDTLGVSDRRQARSRYGQKRPK
- a CDS encoding PVC-type heme-binding CxxCH protein; translated protein: MPRHVLQFLLACFVSAENVAAADPEPEVQSLQPGVELSLVAEHPQLVTPTGLDVDSQGRIWVVATHTHLPADDYTGPSHDEILVFGANTPEAGNDGDSNRSDVRNPRTRTAFYNATTATMDLELGPDGWVYLAERDRILRIKDSDKDGKADIEQDLVVLNSDAVYPHNGLSGLAWHPNGDLIFGLGENFANPWKLTGTDQVAIRGAGQGGVFRCSADGENLRQLTRGVWNPFGTCVRSDGEIFTVENDPGERPPCRLLHVVDGGDYGYRRQFGGEAHHPFVCWNGELPGSLPMVHPTGEAPCGVATLGRGLLVPSWGDHRIDFMPLRRRGASYDADLKTIVQGGRYFRPTCIARDPSNDDDNRRVWYLADWVDGRYNAHGLGRLWKLEIDLTQAKDWLGPLELEPKNNAARLAERLRKDEGSFDRSQLMQHAGDDDPFIARAALVALSRKSPSWTVPEFRRWSADERQHAAQALALAKAGPETWIKALLTDTDPHVTFEALKWIAFAEQKAFLPEVEAILNRSDITYDLFEAALATWNTLNDKPGAGVRDLDLLLARVKDNDSSPVLRAFALRLLPTGPRPTSDDGPLVRSFPPGLNVDLLRTLLEVNDAMLSLEVVRTCAANAPATHALLTEIADDADRDPVLRAEAVAGLAAVSADHLDLLLRLCDYEQREVREEALRCLRSQELSQQQLAAVKQIGQRHPTSSDLVQAVTDLKSVKDGRPAVEDIKAWQSLLDEIESPPNAAAGRRIFHHARVTSCSNCHRHHGRGSVVGPDLTSLGERNTTDERASLLKSILTPSADMAPEFQPRTIVLKDGRTFTGIRLRSYTKEQLRDATGRTVTFNTGDVESIVDARVSFMPNGLADTLTIRELRDLIAFLQHNADASPTGLRNQTTK